The genomic interval ctttccttttttgttgaatatatttatttgttactTAAATCTTCCGTATTAAGTTGCTTATTCTGGGACACTTCGCTTTTGGCAAGAATACTGGCTGAATTCAATTTCTTCTAGTATGCTTTTTTTAGCTAAGAGCTAACTACTATATTAGTCATACAATTTCAAAAAGAGTAATTTCTTCATTTCAGCATTTAAAATCTGTTTGAAAATATTTGGAAAATCATTGGCATTTTGATTTAACATGAAACTGAAGATTGTTTTACTATGTCAAGTCATGGGTGTTTCATTGTATGTTTGGTCGCTTGTCTTTTAATCCTCAGATTCTTACCAACTAAAACGTGCCTAATTATTTAGTTCTTCACCTCAACGAAGCTCTTGACTGAATACTTTTATGTTACTTGTTGCAGGTACAAGTGGGTAATTCTCCTGTATATAAGATAGAAAGGAAATTGGGTAAGGGTGGTTTTGGCCAAGTTTATGTTGGCCGAAGGGTAAGCGGTGGTAGTGATAGAACTGGACCAGATGCAATTGAGGTATGTCTGAGAAACTCATGCCCATGTTCAGGGGTTATCCAGGTCAAACCACTTGGGATGTAACGGCTGATTCTTTTTCATCACAGGTGGCCTTGAAGTTTGAGCACCGGAACAGTAAAGGCTGCAATTATGGTCCGCCTTATGAGTGGCAAGTGTACAAGTATGGCATCTTTAATCATAAAATTGTGTATCAAGCTTTTGTTTCTACATATTTTAATGCAGTTTGTAACTTctcacatttttctttctaatcTCCTCATGAAATGAAAAGTACCCTAAACGGATGCTATGGGATTCCTTGGGTCCATTACAAGGGTCGCCAGGGAGACTTCTACATTCTGGTGAGTTTTGATTTTGAGCTCCTTAGTGTCTTGTCTCCCAAATTACTTAATGTATCTTAAGCAACATTAATGAATATTTCAGGTAATGGATATGCTTGGTCCTAGCCTATGGGATGTTTGGAATTCTCTAGGACAATCGTAAGAAATAGAATCTTCCTCCTCTCTCTGTTGTACCTACCCAGGTATGTCTATATGTGTCTACTATACTCTTTCAGCTTTCTAACATGTTGTACTATGATAGGATGTCACCAACTATGGCTGCCTGCATTGCAGTGGAGGCAATATCAATTCTTGAAAAGCTTCATTTAAAGGGGTAGGTCCTTTTGTATCTTTCTgcactttgttaaattcaccCTCCTGTTTTGCATAGTTACAACTGATTGGCATTGTTTATTGTCTGCTTGAAAAAAAAGGTTTGTGCATGGAGATGTGAAGCCTGAGAATTTTTTACTAGGTCAACCTGGATCAGCTGATGAGAAGAAGCTATATCTTATTGATCTTGGTTTAGGTATGTTCTCCTCTCTTCTCTGTTAACTGTATGTTCTTTCTGAAGTGTCAAGCATGAGCAAATTATGATTAACAATTACTGTTTTCTTTTTCGTCTTCAATGGAAGATTTCTCTAAGAGATTCTCATTTTATGCCATGACTTTAACTGAGATTGAATAAATGCTATTCCCAAGTTGGTATTAATATCTGTCTGCTTCCCATGTCCTCGTATCAGCTTCTAAATGGAAAGATGCACACTCTGGTCAACATGTTGATTATGATCAGAGGCCTGACGTGTTCAGGTGCATGGATTTGTTTAtgttatcttattttattttttaaatgtcaCCAGTTAATGCTTATGCTTGGTGTTAATATCTTGGGATATTCCTTCTGGCAGGGGAACAATTAGGTATGCTAGTGTACATGCACATTTAGGTCGGACTGGAAGTCGTAGGGATGACCTTGAGTCATTGGCATACACATTGATATTTCTATTAAAAGGACGGTTACCGTGGCAGGGTTATCAGGTTTGTGTTGTTGTTTTGATTAAAGATTTATCTAATCCGATTTACCTCCTCTGAACTATATGGCTTTTGACTGGAACTTCACAGGGGGATAACAAGAGTTTTCTGGTTTGCAAGAAAAAGATGGCCACTTCTCCAGAGTTGATGTGTTGCTTTTGTCCTGCCCCATTTAGACAGTTTCTTGAAGCTGTTACAAATATGAAGTTTGATGAGGAGCCCAATTATGCCAAGCTCATATCCTTCTTTGAAAGCCTAATTGAACCATGCACGCCATTGAGGCCAATAAGAATTGATGGAGCTCTTAAGGTGGTTGTTATGCTGTTTCTCTCCAATTAAATTGGATCAGATAGGATGCTCAATTAAACAACCTTTTTCTGTTTCCTTTTGCATAAATAGGTTGGGCAAAAGCGGGGAAGATTAGTCATTAATTTGGAAGAAGATGAGCAACCGAAGAAAAAAATACGGCTTGGTAGTCCTGCTACTCAGTGGATTTCTGTTTATAATGCACGCCGTCCTATGAAGCAGAGGTAAAGTTGCATTTTCttgttaaatataatattcatTTCTACTTCTGCTTGTATGATGAACTGCACAAACATTTTGTTATCTCTCTACTCCTGAAGGTTGTTTGTAAGCTTAATTGAGTGGTCTGAATTATTAACATTCATTATAAGTTGGTATGGCAGTGAGTTAATCTTATCatttttgcttgtttccctCATCACAGTAATAAAATAGCATGTTTGGTGAATACTTTCACAATTGATGTCTCATATGTGATGATGAAACATGTATAGTGACAggcaaaattttaaagttaatgTGGCTGGCTGTTCAAAGTTAAATGTGGTCCATTAAAATTAGGTTGCCAGTCTTTGATGTTTGTTTTGTGGTGCATGCTTCTTTGGGTATAAATATGAGATATTCAACCATGAGGTTTGACATTTGTTTTGCGTAGAATTCTCATCTTGAAGTATCTCTCAAACGGTGTTCTTCCTACCTGTAACCTTTTATCAATCTTGTAGATATCACTACAATGTAGCAGATTCGAGGTTGCGTCAGCACATAGATAAGGGTAATGAAGATGGATTGTTTATTAGTTGTGTCGCTTCAGCAGCTAATCTCTGGGCCCTGATCATGGATGCCGGAACGGGATTCACTTGCCAGGTTTATGATTTGTCAACAGTCTTTCTGCACAAGGTTATCATTCTAAAGCACTAATTCTGTCATTTTTCTGCTTGGCATCATGCATTCTTTGACGTACTCCTTACCTTAATATCTATTGGATTTTCATCAGGATTGGATTATGGAGCAGTGGGAAAAGAACTACTATATAAGTTCAATAGCTGGAGCAAATAATGCGAGTTCCTTGGTTGTTATGTCAAAAGGTTGGTAATCGCCAGCAaaatttatttcctttttgatgACCATGAAACTAagacaaaattaatttttaagtggTGCCATTGAGTTTTCTGAGAGTGGAGTGATGCATGATTGAATTCATATGTTACAATTTAGCCTTGAGGGTGCATCTTCCTGGAGCTGCTGCCATGATGCTACAGTCATGTACATTCAGAGCTTCtgagttatatatatatatatacatgggCGAATAAATAAGTTTACATGTCTGCCTAGACCTTGTATCCTTGAGTTGCACAACTTATGTTGAAAGACAATTGAATTAAGGTTTGTTTTTTGTAATTAACCTTTAGCAAGATGGTATACTTAATGTTAAGCTTGCGAGTTCCAAGGGGAGATTGGCTAAAGCAGTTTGTTTTGAGCATGCCTGAGATTCTTATATATTTGTAGCATTCAAATTATGTTGATCACCTATTTGCTAAGCTGTTCTCAAAATTCTGTGACTTTGTAGGAACTCCTTACACCCAGCAGTCCTACAAAGTGAGTGAATCTTTTCCCTTCAAGTGGATAAATAAGAAGTGGAAAGAAGGCTTTCATGTAACATCAATGACAACTGCTGGGAGTCGCTGGGGTGTGGTAATGTCAAGGAACTCTGGATTTTCTGATCAGGTAGTCCTTTCTTTTGATGGGTACGCACATCTTCAGTTTTTCCACTGCCCTCCATTTCCAAAGTAGCTGATTACACttccttttatatttatttaattgaatcaaGGTTGTGGAGCTTGACTTTTTGTATCCAAGCGAAGGAATACATCGGCGATGGGAGAGCGGTTACAGAATAACATCTATGGCTGCAACTGCAGATCAAGCTGCCTTCATACTGAGCATTCCTAAACGAAAAATGATGGATGAAACTCAGGAAACTCTGCGTACATCTGCCTTTCCTAGCGCCCATGTAAAGGTGGGTATTTCCCTATTTTCGCCCCTTGCCATCTTTCAACTCCTATGGCAATGCTAATTAGCTTCTTTAAGCATTACCAGTGGGTGCTGAGTGTTGCTTGGTCTATtctcttttattatatatgcTCAACCTCTTCTTTTAATGAGTCTTTATCTCATATGATTGTTCATTGTTGCAGGAAAAATGGGCCAAAAATCTCTACATTGCATCAATTTGTTACGGGCGGACAGTCTGCTAATTCTGGAGTGTACATTGTGACATAgtccaaaaaggaaaaaaaaataatttgaaagttcAAATTTTGGAAAGCTGTTGAGGTATTTTTGGTCTTGAATTGAGTATGGGTGGGGTTAACTCTGCTATAAAATCTCCTCATATGGAGTGTATAAaggggaaaaggaaaagaaagaaaaaaagaagagaattcATAGAATTTGGGAGTTGGAATTCTAATGCCCTGAGCGACCTTGAGATAGTGTGGGCAGCTGTTTGTCAAAACATACATTTCATAGTAACCGGTCTTGTGCTTTGAATTATCATAACTGGCTGCAAGTAATTATCATAAATAGCAATGTTTTTCTTAAAGTGGGAAATGGTTCACCTTCTCTCCCTTCTCTCAACCCTCCATTACTCCCAGTACCAGACCCCTTCACCCTCCAACCTAAAAAGGAAGGAAATCAAATGGACCAAGGATGAAAACAAAGCTAAATTTAGCTAAATAACTGTACAGTTCAAGCCGGATTAAGAGTTGATTGTGAGGGCTTGTGATACTTTCTATCGTACCAGAAATGGTGGGATACTGAAGCAGAATGAAATTGTCTGTTTCAGTGGAGAGACAGTTTTCCAACATTGGGAAGCTTTATTTAGCTAAATCTGAAATAACCCATATGATGATCTTGCTCTTTTCTGATCAGAATGCTTGAGAGTTGAGTCCAGCTGACTCAGTTCACACTTTTATGTATCAGCAGGATTGTTTTTCGGATGATACTTTGTTCCATTGACTTCAAGTTCAACTTTGGTCATTAAAAACCAATAATCCAACATTTTCCGGGAATTTTCCTGATCAAATGCTAAATTGATTTGATGGCAACGCATGCCATTACcgtcaaaaacaaaagaagcaCTACCTCGAACTTGACATGTTGACGGATAGAAGACGACAGAGGCTTCCTTCCAgcgaattaaactttttttatccTATGATTCAATGTACTGATAATGAATATTGGGTCCTTTATGATTTGTCTGACGGGTTCGAACTTTACCATGAATCTCCCaatgactaaaaattattGACAGTCAGGCGACTCCTTGAGACAAGCAAGCTGCAACTTCTCGTCACTTTCCCACCAGATTTTTTACATTATAAACAAAGATTCACACTTTGACTTCGACGTATGGATCGGGTAGTTCCTCCTATACATATAACTATACCAGCGGAAGGTGGTTTAGcagaaaaaaagtgaaaagcaAAGAGCTAAAAATGGCCAACTTAAGCCTTCTTTCTGGATCATACTTCATGTTCTTTATCCTATGCCTCAGCCTCAGGGGTTCCCTTTCATGCCTTCATGATCAACGAGAAGCTCTCCTGGACTTGAAAGATGTACTAGTTCGAGACATGGTAACAGACAACTCAACAGATTTGTTTCTTGGTGGTTTAGAGACATGGAATTCCAGTTCGGAATGTTGTCAGTGGATCCTGGTACAGTGCAATTCTCGCTCATCTTCGCAAGAAGTGACTGGTCTGAATCTATCCAGTCTTTTTCCCTTGCGAGGAAAGGCTTCAACTGTTTTGGAATCAGTTTTCCGGATAAAGACCTTAATGTCGCTTGACATTTCCTACAATTCATTGCATGGTGAAATTCCACGTATTGGGTTTGGCAATTTGACTGAGCTAGCGCATCTTGACATGAGGGGAAATAGCTTCAATGGTTCTATTCCTCCTCGGTTGTTTCGTTTAAGGAATCTTGAATTCCTTGATCTCAGTGTTAACATGATTGAGGGTAGCTTACCTGGTGATGTTGGCGGTCTTAAGAAGCTGAAACAGTTGAGCTTGGATGCCAATATCATTCGTGGAGAGATTCCTGAAGAAATTGGAAACCTCATTGAACTGAGGAAGTTGACACTTCCGGGCAACCAAATTTCTGGCAGGATTCCATTGTCAATATCGCAGCTAAGGAAGCTGGAAGTATTGCAGCTGCAGAACAATTCATTGTCCGAGGAGATTCCATCAGACATTGGGAACTTGGTGAACATGACTACTTTAGACTTGAGCAAGAATAATTTGAGTGGTGAAATCCCATCATCAATTCAGAAGCTGGGAAAGCTGGAGACACTTCAGCTGGAGAATAATAAGCTCTCTGGCGAGATCCCAACATGGTTATTTGATCTCAAGGAGATGAAGAAGTTGCACCTTGGAGGAAACAGACTAGCATGGAATAACGATATCACAATCACTCCAAAGTGTACGTTATCTTCTTTATCATTGAGATCTTGCAGTGTTAGTGGTCAGATTCCTCGCTGGCTCTCCAATCAAACTGATCTTATTTTCTTGGACTTGAGTGAGAATCAGATCGAAGGAGACTTCCCACAGTGGTTAGCTGAACAAAATCTCGGAACTATTATTTTATCAGATAACAAGCTTGCAGGTTCTCTCCCACCTCAGTTGTTTCAATCTCGAAATTTGTCAGTCCTTGCCTTGTCAAGAAACAACTTTTCTGGGGAACTGCCAGAAATTAATACTACTTCAATAATGGTACTCATGCTCTCAGAAAACAACTTTTCTGGGCCGGTGCCAAAATCTCTCTCCAATATCTATAGGCTATTACTTCTGGACTTGTCAACAAATAGCTTCTCTGGCAGTGAATTTCCAGCATTTGGAGAAGATGGCTTAATTGCTTATGTTGATATATCTTCCAATAAATTGTCTGGCAAGGTTCCTGCAGCTTTGGGACTGAACCTAATGATGCTTTCATTGAGCCAAAATGACTTTTCTGGTTCATTACCTCAGAATTTGAGCAATTTGAGTCAGCTTGAACATCTTGATCTTCATGACAACAATATAACTGGTGAATTTCCAGCATTCCTCTATCAGTTGTCCTCACTTCAGGTACTTAATCTTAGGAACAATTCCATTGAGGGGTCAATCTCTGATGATCTGTCAAATCTTAGTAGTCTCCGAATCCTAGACCTCTCCAACAATAACCTCATCGGTGACATTCCTCCAAGTTTGGGGAATCTTACTGGAATGATTGATACACCTGATGTCCCATCAACGCTTTCTGAAATTTTTAGCTTTCAAGTTGAAATCCATGACTTGATAGTAAACTGGAAGAATTCAAAGCGAGGCCTCTCTAACCGGAACCTGGATATCTATACTTTCTTGGACTTGTCAAAGAACCAGTTATCAGGAGAAGTTCCTCCTTCATTAGGCAGTCTTAAACGTTTGAAGTTACTCAACCTTTCATACAATGAGCTTTCAGGCAACATTCCTATGAGTTTTGGTGATCTGGAGAGTTTAGAGGCCTTGGATTTGTCAGACAATAAACTTGATGGTGAAATACCCGGAACATTTGCCAAGCTCCAGGAACTAAATACTTTAGACTTGAGCAACAACAAACTTGCAGGTAAAATTCCTGAGAGTCCTCAATTGGATACGCTGATTGATCCAGACATTTATGCCAACAACAGTGGACTGTGCGGGGTGCAAATTGATGCCCCTTGTGAAGAAGACTCGCAGCCACCTGAGTCACCAGAGGaggagaaaaaggaaacatgGTTTTCATGGGAAGCGGCAGGAATTGGCTACCCTGTTGGGTTCTTGTCTTCAACTGCACTGATGTCTGCCATTGGTTATTTCACCGTTACACCATTGCATCACCGCCGGCGTCATGCTCGTCGAAGGTGAATGACTCTCAGTATCAGGAAATGGAAAGGTTCAGTTCTACCACTGGGTTCCTTTCCATCAGTCTTGGCCATATAGGCTATTTGCTATCTCAAAGTTGCACCAGAAGACCTTGAACTACACCATGTTAGGCATTTCTCATCAGAATTTAATGAGTTCCCATTTATTAAGTGTGATGAATATATTGATAGTTTTCCATTTGTAGAACATAATGAAGCCTTGGTCCATTGAAAAAAGCACAAAACTTTGATCATGTAATCATGAAATTAGCAAACAGATGAGAAAAAATGTGTTTGCTTCTTTTGGGCTTTTGAGTGGTCCAATTCAAGGCCCAAACTGGGCTCAAGGCCCATTATCATCTATGaattaacaaaaactaaaGGGTTATTATAGTAATTTTCCCTTTCCAAAGAAACTTCAAAACCCTACGCACTGTATTTCTCACTTGTTTAAGTATAAACCCTAAAAAGGAAAACCCCTTCAAAGCCCTCAGCTCAGAGAAGCAAAACAGAAGGAAGAAAATGCGACCACCGAGAGGCGGCGGGGGTTTCAGGGGCGGCAGAGACGGAGGGCGAGGGAGAGGGGGTGGCCGAGGAGGCGGTGGTCGCGGTTTTGGACGTGGTGGCGGTGGGTTCCGTGATGAAGGGCCTCCTGCTGAAGTAGTGggttagttttctttttccttttgtttttggtacaattgttttgttttcttgtttggataagaaaatataaaagaaagaagcGATTTGGATGCAAAGGGAAACTAAAAAGCCGAACTTTggctttattttttgttatttatgcAGAGATATCTACATTTCTTCATGCTTGTGAGGGTGATGCAGTGACAAAACTCACCAACGAGAAAATACCTTATTTTAATGCTCCAATCTATCTGCAGAACAAGACCCAGATTGGGAAagttgatgaaatttttggtCCCATCAACGAATCTGTGAGTTCCATTGCTAGtttgaataattttctttcatggtTTGGACTTTATGTGTGTTCATTCATTTACTTTTCTGCTTGTTGCAGtatttttcaatcaaaatGTTGGAAGGTATTGTGGCGACTTCGTATGCCCTGGGTGATAAGTTCTATATTGACCCGAGCAAACTTTTGCCTCTTGCAAAATTTCTTCCACAACCAAAGTAGGTTTATAATCCTTACATCCTATGTCTGAAAACtgctttgatttctttttggGGATTGATGGTTATGTCCAGGAGTTGTTTTGAGATGATGTGCTTTAATATCTTTTATGTATCATAAATTATTGGTTTATGATTGGTAGTTGTTGCATATGTATTGGAATCATTTATCACATACTCTACTTGGTGGTTATCATGCATTCTGgctattttagttttaattttttgtatgaTCCAGAAAAAttctaatatcatattttgtGCTGTTGTAGGGGACAATCACAAGCTGGTGCAAGAGGTGGTCGTGGAGGAGGCAGAGGTGGCGGTAGAGGTGGTGGCCGTGGGGGTGGTGGATTTCGTGGAAGAGGTGCCCCAAGAGGTGGCAGAGGTGGTCCTAGGGGTGGTGGCCGTGGTGGTGGATTTAGAGGCAGAGGGAGATTTTAGAATAATAACAGTTTGTAACATTACCAATGCCCTTCTGTGCTGCCCCTTTCAGATGTCATGGGCATACaactttgaaaatttgataTCGAACTTAATTGAGACTTTTGGTTGTGTCAATTGGAGatatatttatttcatatttttgtttatccAAAATGCAATCTGTGGATTCGGTTACTatcaaattttgaatatgatcCATCCGAGATTGTTGTAGGTCTGACATGGTTGTAATCTGTTGATTGCTTGTAGTAGATGCTGGCTGGCAGTGTTGCACTGCTTGAAACTGGACAGCGCTTCGATGATCAGTCATGCCTTGAGTAAATGCTATGTTCTTTTCTCCATACATACACTTTAGTTCACTAAAAGAATAGCAAACAAAAGCAGGATAGGTTTCAGTGCTGGTAAATTTTGAACCTAGGTTTGTTCTGCTGTGAATACAAGACCACTATCATTATGTTCTCTTTTTGGGGAACCAAACAGGTAAATTAAGGCAACAAATAAAAATGGCAAAACTTCAATTGAAGCTTCTCCATGAATGAGGGTTTAGAACAATAGGTGGACAAGAATTAGAGACTTCACAGTAGCctccatctttatttaaacCAGCATAGCAATCTTATGCTCCCCAGCCTCTCAGAAGTGTAGCCCGAGCAACACGGTTAACTCCAAGGGTAAAGGCTCCCATACGAAGGTCGCAATTGTGGGTTTTGCACATCTCCTTCACATCTTTGAATCCTTTGGTCATGTATGTCTTTAGCTCATTGTTCACCTTCTCCTCATCCCACATGAAGCCTTGAATGTTCTGCAATGGAAAATGACCACTATCATTACTCTCTGAAGTATTTGGCCTGTAAGCTGTAATATAAGCACATGAGTTTCAAATATAATACCTGCACCCACTCGAAGTAACTAACAGTTACTCCTCCTGAGTTTGCATATATATCGGGAAGGATAATCACACCTTTCTTTGATAAGATCTGCAGGTACAGAAGACAATGaattaatgaaatgaaattgtTTGTTTGCCCCTCCTTTTAGTTATGTAACTGGCTAATTGCAAACTTCAGACAAGCAGTAACCTCATCAGCCTCTGGATCAGTTGGATGGTTAGCAGCTTCAATTATGAACTTGGCTTTAATATCATTTGCATTTTCCCTTCATTTAGATCAAATGAcaatatttagttttaatcAAACAGTATTGCTGGgcaatattaaaaaaaaaaaaatgttattgcAGTAAAAAGAACCTGTTGATGACACCACCGAGTGCCGCTGGGATGAGTATGTCGCAGTCTTCAACCAGAATTGAATTGGGATCTATAGAATCCCCACCATGGAATCCTTTGACTCCCTTGCTTGCCCTGACATGCTTGAGTAGGCTTGGAATATCAATTCCTTTGCTGTTCTTTATGGCTCCAGTGATATCACTCACAGCAACAATCTTCCCACCCTTTTCATGGATGAGTTGGGCAGCCCAGGAACCAACATTTCCAAAACCCTGAGACGGAATAAGCATTCATCATTTTGAGAACTGTACTTTACATGGAGCCGCAGTCCATTATATTAAGTGTATTTGTGtcataatttaaatttgtcTGGCATTGAAGGGCACCTGTATTGCAAATTTTTGTCCAGAGATGGTCTTTCCGTGCTCATTAAGAAGGGCTTCTGTGGCAAAGAGCACTCCTCTGCCAGTAGCTGCATCTCTGCCAAGTGATCCTCCAAGATCCTAAGGAAAAAGGGTAATATCCATAAGTTTTCTAAACTATCCtcaattataaagaaaaatcctAAAGTCAATTTGCAGAAATCTCTAGGCTTAAAATTGCTATCATAATTCAATGTGAAGTCAAATGCTCTCTGTCTATATACTTACTGTTGGTTTTCCAGTTACTACAGCAGGTGAATAGCCATGGAATTTGGAGTACTCATCTAGTATCCATGCCATTGTCTGTTTAACAAACAGAAAACACCATTATCAACTTTTCGAAGATCACTTCCTCATCATCTCCGTACCAACATAAAAGGAAAACTGATAGAACTGAGATATTTGAGGCCCATTGTACCTGTGGACCTGTACCCATATCAGGTGCTGGAACATCTGTGTGAACTCCAATCAGGTCATGTATCTTCTGGGTGAAAACTCGAGTAAGCCGTTCCAGTTCAGATATGCTTAACTCTCCTGGATTACATCCTATCCCACCTTTAGCCCCACCATATGGGATATTGGCAACTGCAGTCTTCCATGTCATTAGTTGTGCTAAAGCATTCACTTCATCAGGGTCAACCTAGATTATTCATAGGATGATCAGAATCCAAACTATACAACAAGAAGTTAACGAAGTAGACAGAATCTTGATTCGTTAACTTGCTATCAGGCATGTTAATTCAAACAGCAGAATGTAAACACCTCTGGGTGATATCTGATTCCTCCTTTCATGGGGCCTCTTGCATTGTCATGCTGAACCCTGAACCCAACAAAGGAAGCCAAAGTGCCATCGTCTTTGGGTATGGTGCATTCAACCTACAGATATGTTCACAATCAATCAGAGCAGCAGAGAAGAACTATAACATATTATCAAATCACTATCTCCAAGCCCTCTTGACCCTTCATAGATACAACATTTCTGCATTTTTCAACAACAATTTCCAATAAtcagaagaaaatgaaagcaaATGGAGATTAAAGAGTAGTTTAATCACCTTAATTTCTCTGAAAGGGATTAGCAAACTCTTTTCAAGCTTAGAGTCCAAACCAAGAAGCCGAGCTGCCAGTTTAAAGTTTCTGTTGGTTGCCACTAATGCATTCATTGTTGTTTCTTAGAAGTCAGCACTTTctgaggagaaaaaaaaaggggaggaaaaaggaagaaaagaaaaagacacaGAAGATTAAGATTTTTACTTATGGATCCAAGATGAAGAAGTTGCATCAATTTAAACCAATTCCCTTGTGGACAATACGACCAAAACTTGAATGTGATTCATGTGCATGACAAATGAAGTCATTACCATCTAACATTCTATTAGACAACCtgtatttttatatacaaTGAAAGCATACATGTTTGTTTAGTTTCAAACGGTTATTAAAGATAAGCCTGTTTATACAGACAcgatttttgaaacaaatataattatttgaacGAACATAATCGTTCAAACGGAACTCTCtctttcattcttttcaacgTAAGATTATGTCTTGTCATGTTATATCAGCATTTTACAGATAATCTTGACATGCAAGAGTTGCCTAATTACTTCAATATTAAAATGCAGACTGCTCTTAGAGTCTGCTGTGTGTGCTCTGCATGTACACTAAATCTTTATCTTGATGCCACACCTAATATTTTATACTGCCTTGATAATTCGCCGCATCTGGTCTAAGGGTTGTTGTTGTTGTCTCTCCTTTGAAGGGTAGAGGTCCCTAAGTCAAATCCTTCCTTCCCCATCTGGTCTAATGTAATGTTTATTTCGTGGTCCCTTTGATTGCTGTCATACATTGGGCTTTGAGCAGTTAATTAATGACTCTGTCAttagtttaatgcatatcctcaCCAAGTTTAAAGCTGACAGCTTCCTAGAAATTGATGATTTCTATTTGTCTTCATGTTTGGTAATAGCCTAAACTGGTTTTGCCTCCACCAAACCAACTTACCCAAATCAAATCCAACTTCTTTGAAGATAACAATTTCACTTCACTATCCTCTTCTGGATAAACCACACAGACACTGCGTAACCTATGCATTCAATTCGAAATGGCATTTTGTGGCCTTCCATTGTCCTTTTTAgggtaaaaaatataagaaagagaacaaaaacaaatggaCCTCATCTTTGCaatttcaatttcataaataaaatatggtCGACCCATGAACGTGAGACATGTGTAACTTTC from Theobroma cacao cultivar B97-61/B2 chromosome 5, Criollo_cocoa_genome_V2, whole genome shotgun sequence carries:
- the LOC18600295 gene encoding uncharacterized protein LOC18600295 encodes the protein MPELRSGARRSKRLDDLQPPQPVDQAENWVLPAQNRTRRRVGGRGRGNAAAVAKGPSPAVPTRPTAAGRGRGIRLIDLDPEPCQVLPEAAPLAAAEPALNRVEVVADKDIAMEGGSADKIMGVEEEASTTPVPERVQVGNSPVYKIERKLGKGGFGQVYVGRRVSGGSDRTGPDAIEVALKFEHRNSKGCNYGPPYEWQVYNTLNGCYGIPWVHYKGRQGDFYILVMDMLGPSLWDVWNSLGQSMSPTMAACIAVEAISILEKLHLKGFVHGDVKPENFLLGQPGSADEKKLYLIDLGLASKWKDAHSGQHVDYDQRPDVFRGTIRYASVHAHLGRTGSRRDDLESLAYTLIFLLKGRLPWQGYQGDNKSFLVCKKKMATSPELMCCFCPAPFRQFLEAVTNMKFDEEPNYAKLISFFESLIEPCTPLRPIRIDGALKVGQKRGRLVINLEEDEQPKKKIRLGSPATQWISVYNARRPMKQRYHYNVADSRLRQHIDKGNEDGLFISCVASAANLWALIMDAGTGFTCQVYDLSTVFLHKDWIMEQWEKNYYISSIAGANNASSLVVMSKGTPYTQQSYKVSESFPFKWINKKWKEGFHVTSMTTAGSRWGVVMSRNSGFSDQVVELDFLYPSEGIHRRWESGYRITSMAATADQAAFILSIPKRKMMDETQETLRTSAFPSAHVKEKWAKNLYIASICYGRTVC
- the LOC18600296 gene encoding LRR receptor-like serine/threonine-protein kinase GSO1; the encoded protein is MANLSLLSGSYFMFFILCLSLRGSLSCLHDQREALLDLKDVLVRDMVTDNSTDLFLGGLETWNSSSECCQWILVQCNSRSSSQEVTGLNLSSLFPLRGKASTVLESVFRIKTLMSLDISYNSLHGEIPRIGFGNLTELAHLDMRGNSFNGSIPPRLFRLRNLEFLDLSVNMIEGSLPGDVGGLKKLKQLSLDANIIRGEIPEEIGNLIELRKLTLPGNQISGRIPLSISQLRKLEVLQLQNNSLSEEIPSDIGNLVNMTTLDLSKNNLSGEIPSSIQKLGKLETLQLENNKLSGEIPTWLFDLKEMKKLHLGGNRLAWNNDITITPKCTLSSLSLRSCSVSGQIPRWLSNQTDLIFLDLSENQIEGDFPQWLAEQNLGTIILSDNKLAGSLPPQLFQSRNLSVLALSRNNFSGELPEINTTSIMVLMLSENNFSGPVPKSLSNIYRLLLLDLSTNSFSGSEFPAFGEDGLIAYVDISSNKLSGKVPAALGLNLMMLSLSQNDFSGSLPQNLSNLSQLEHLDLHDNNITGEFPAFLYQLSSLQVLNLRNNSIEGSISDDLSNLSSLRILDLSNNNLIGDIPPSLGNLTGMIDTPDVPSTLSEIFSFQVEIHDLIVNWKNSKRGLSNRNLDIYTFLDLSKNQLSGEVPPSLGSLKRLKLLNLSYNELSGNIPMSFGDLESLEALDLSDNKLDGEIPGTFAKLQELNTLDLSNNKLAGKIPESPQLDTLIDPDIYANNSGLCGVQIDAPCEEDSQPPESPEEEKKETWFSWEAAGIGYPVGFLSSTALMSAIGYFTVTPLHHRRRHARRR
- the LOC18600297 gene encoding putative H/ACA ribonucleoprotein complex subunit 1-like protein 1 — protein: MRPPRGGGGFRGGRDGGRGRGGGRGGGGRGFGRGGGGFRDEGPPAEVVEISTFLHACEGDAVTKLTNEKIPYFNAPIYLQNKTQIGKVDEIFGPINESYFSIKMLEGIVATSYALGDKFYIDPSKLLPLAKFLPQPKGQSQAGARGGRGGGRGGGRGGGRGGGGFRGRGAPRGGRGGPRGGGRGGGFRGRGRF
- the LOC18600298 gene encoding glutamate dehydrogenase 1; its protein translation is MNALVATNRNFKLAARLLGLDSKLEKSLLIPFREIKVECTIPKDDGTLASFVGFRVQHDNARGPMKGGIRYHPEVDPDEVNALAQLMTWKTAVANIPYGGAKGGIGCNPGELSISELERLTRVFTQKIHDLIGVHTDVPAPDMGTGPQTMAWILDEYSKFHGYSPAVVTGKPTDLGGSLGRDAATGRGVLFATEALLNEHGKTISGQKFAIQGFGNVGSWAAQLIHEKGGKIVAVSDITGAIKNSKGIDIPSLLKHVRASKGVKGFHGGDSIDPNSILVEDCDILIPAALGGVINRENANDIKAKFIIEAANHPTDPEADEILSKKGVIILPDIYANSGGVTVSYFEWVQNIQGFMWDEEKVNNELKTYMTKGFKDVKEMCKTHNCDLRMGAFTLGVNRVARATLLRGWGA